The following coding sequences are from one Salmo trutta chromosome 36, fSalTru1.1, whole genome shotgun sequence window:
- the LOC115175510 gene encoding GATA zinc finger domain-containing protein 1 — translation MPLGLKPCCAVCKTNSSSMWKKGNQGEILCNNCTGKSTSSGASGPSASSNTQQNNGGGKQSKQEIHRRSARLRSTKYKTPATEKKVSTKGKGRRHIFKLKNPIKAPESVSTIITSESVFYKGVYYQIGDVIKVTDEDDGRPYYAQIRGFVQDQYCEKSAALTWLIPTQASPKDLFDPATYIVGPEEDFPRKMEYLEFVCHAPSEYFKSRSCPFPTIPIRPEKGYIWTHIGPTPAIAIKESFGNSN, via the exons ATGCCGCTGGGTTTGAAACCATGTTGCGCTGTCTGCAAAACAAACTCATCGTctatgtggaaaaagggaaaccAAGGAGAGATTCTGTGCAATAACTGTACGGGGAAGAGCACCAGCAGTGGAGCATCTGGACCCTCTGCGTCCTCCAACACACAGCAGAATAATGGCGGGGGCAAGCAG TCTAAACAAGAGATCCACAGGAGATCAGCACGGTTGAGGAGCACCAAGTACAAAACCCCTGCTACCGAAAAAAAGGTCTCTACCAAAGGAAAAGGAAGAAGACACATCTTCAAACTAAAAAAT CCAATCAAAGCACCAGAATCTGTTTCCACTATCATCACATCAGAATCAGTCTTTTATAAG GGTGTGTATTATCAGATAGGGGATGTCATCAAAGTTACAGATGAGGATGATGGGAGGCCATACTATGCACAGATCAGAGGTTTTGTCCAGGACCAATACTGTGAGAAGAGTGCAGCCTTGACTTGGTTGATACCAACCCAGGCCAGTCCTAAGGACCTGTTTGATCCTGCCACTTACATTGTTG GTCCAGAGGAGGATTTTCCCAGGAAGATGGAGTACCTGGAGTTTGTGTGCCACGCCCCCTCGGAGTACTTCAAGTCCAGGAGCTGTCCTTTCCCCACCATTCCTATCCGTCCAGAGAAAGGCTACATCTGGACCCATATTGGACCCACGCCGGCCATCGCTATCAAAGAATCTTTTGGCAACAGCAATTAG